The Paramixta manurensis region CGCAGATGAATGTGGATTCCGCCGGTAATTTCGTGTGCGGTACCGGCAGCAGTACCTGGCGTACTCTTCCGGTGTGGACCACCGATGCGAACGCGCTATGTCAGCAGCAACAGCAGCAAGTCCAACAGCAGCAGCAGTTGGAACAACAGCAACAGGATGAGCAGAAAGGGAGCGATGGCGTTGCTGGCTGGATAAAAGATATGTTTGGCAGTAAGTAATACTGTCTATGACAGAGGGGTGGCAGAGATGCCACCCTTTTTTTATGGGTAGATAACCGTGTATTGATTCTGGTTATTCCTTCCGCAAACCCGCACCCACAGCGGATTAATGGTTGCAGAACTTCCTGCGTTTCGCATATTATTCGACCTGCATAATAATAATTCTCGTTTACGTTTGCATCACATCTGCTGTCTTTTAATTTATTCAGAGAAACACTCATGTTTAATGCGCACCATCCTTTCTTCCGCTGCGGCTCGCCGGTCAAGACCACGAAACATCGTCTGGCGGTGCTAATTGCTCTGGGAATCAGTAGCGTTTCGTCAGTTGCTTACGCTGAAAATACCTTAGTTGTGAACGCGGAGAGCGCCGAACCGCAGGAAAATGCCTGGGGGCCAGCTGCCACTATTGCCGCAAAGCACAGCGCGACCGCCACCAAAACCGATACGCCGATTGAAAAAACGCCACAGTCCATTTCAGTGGTGACCAATGAAGAAATGCAAACGCATCAGTTTCAGTCGGTTAAGGAAGCATTGGGCTATACGCCGGGCGTTACTGTAGCGTCACGCGGCGCATCAAATACCTATGACGCGGTGTTAATTCGCGGTTTTGGCTCGGTTAATCAGAATAACTATTTAGATGGGCTGAAGCTGCAGGGTGACTTTTTTAACGAAGCGGTAGTCGATCCTTACATGCTGGAACGCGTTGAGCTAATGCGCGGACCTACCTCGGTTCTCTATGGAAAGAGCAGCCCCGGCGGCATTATTTCTATGGTGAGCAAACGTCCCACGCAGGAACCTTTGCGCGAAGTTCAGTTTAAAATGGGAAGCGATAACCTGTTTCAAACCGGCTTTGATTTTGGCGGGCCGCTGGATGATAACGGTGAGTACAGCTATCGTTTAACCGGGCTGGCGCGTGATGCGGATGAGCAACAAAATTTCTCCGATTCAAAACGCTTTGCGCTGGCGCCCTCTTTTAGCTGGCGTCCGGATGATAAAACTAACTTAACCCTGTTGGCGAACATTCAAAATGAGCCATCGTTGGGGTATTACGGTTGGTTACCGCGCAGCGGCACGGTTGACCCGTTGCCAAATGGGTCGCGTCTCTCGCCCAAATTTAATGAAGGTGCGACCAATAATATGTATGCGCGCCAACAGCGGATGGTGGGTTACAGCTTTGAACACGCGCTGGATGATACCTTTACCGTGCGTCAGAATTTGCGTTATATGCAGTTACGCACCGATCAAAACAGCGTTTACGGCACCGATATTTGTACTGCGGCAACCGGAAGCTGTGCGGGAATTGCCCCCGGCGACCTGAACCATTATCTTAGCCGTGGCACCATTGTTTCACGCGAAAAACTCAATTCATTTGCCGTAGATACCCAGTTAGAGAGTAAATTTACTACCGGTAGCGTGAGCCATACGCTGCTGACTGGCGTCGATTATCAACGGACACGCAATGACGTTAGCGCACTGTTTGGTTCTGCGCCTGCGCTGGATTTGTATAACCCGGTGTTTAACGATTTTGATTTCGCCTCTGCGCCGGGTTACCAGCTTAACCGTCAGGAACAGGTTGGCCTCTATGCACAAGAGCAGGGCGAATGGAACAAATGGGTGCTCACCGTTGGCGGCCGTTACGATTGGTTAAAACAATCGACTTTAACGCGTAGTACTAATACTTCAACCGACCGTAAAGACGGTCAATTCACCTCGCGTGCCGGTCTGAACTATCTGTTTGATAATGGTGTTTCTCCTTATATCAGCTATAGCGAATCCTTCGAGCCTAACTCCGGCGCCGACTTTGGCGGTAGTACATTTGCCCCATCAAAAGGCCGTCAATACGAAGCCGGGGTAAAATATGTGCCGAAAGATCGTCCGATCGTAGTGACGGGCGCACTCTATCAGTTGACCAAAACCAATAACCTGACTGCCGATCCTTCACATGCGTTTTTTAATATTGCCAGCGGAGAAATACGTTCGCGTGGCGTAGAGCTGGAAGCGAAAGCGGCGCTTAATGCCAATATCAACATGACGGCGTCTTATACCTATACCGACGCGAAATACACCAAAGACACGACTTTGCAGGATAAACAGCCGGTACAGGTTCCCCGCAATATGGCCTCTTTGTGGGGGGATTATACCTTCCATTCCGGGCCGGTTTCAGGGCTGACGTTGGGAACCGGCGCGCGTTATTTAGGCGCCAGCTATGGCGATCCGGATAATACCTTTAAGGCGGGCAGTGCCACCCTCGCCGATGCGGTAGTGAAATATGACTTAGGCCGCTTTGGATTAGACGGCTCTTCGATTGCGTTAAATATCAATAACCTTTTCGATCGTCATTATGTTTCCAGTTGCTTTGCGCAACAAGGCTGTTTCTGGGGCGCAGAACGCCAAATCGTGGGAACGGCGACTTTCCGTTTCTAATGTTTAACCGGGCACCTCCGGGTGCCCGCTACACCAGAAGAAAATCATGCACCATCAGCTCGCACAAGAGACTACCTTCAAGTTAGATAGCGTCAGTTTTACCGTGCCGGGTCGTACGCTGTTGCATCCGCTCTCACTAAACTTCCCTGCGGGAAAAGTGACCGGCTTGATCGGGCATAACGGTTCCGGGAAATCCACGCTGTTAAAAATGCTCGGTCGGCATCATGCCGCCAGCGCAGGACAGGTGTTGCTGAATGATCTGCCGGTTGGGCAGTGGCAAAGTAAGAGCTTTGCGCGTCAGGTGGCCTATTTGCCACAACAGCTACCGGCGGCGGAAGGCATGACGGTACGCGAACTGGTCGCGATTGGGCGTTACCCGTGGCATGGCGCGTTAGGGCGCTATGGGGTTGAAGATCGTGAACGTGTGGATGAAGCGATAGCGTTAGTTGGGCTCAAACCCTTTGCGAAACGTTTGGTGGATAGCCTTTCCGGTGGCGAGCGTCAACGAGCCTGGCTGGCGATGCTGGTGGCGCAGAATAGCCGCTGCCTGCTGCTGGATGAGCCTACTTCGGCGCTGGATATCGCCCACCAGGTGGAGGTGCTGGCGCTCATTCAACGGCTTAGTCATGCGCGTGGTTTAACGGTGATTGCCGTCTTACACGACATCAATATGGCCGCACGTTATTGCGACCATTTGGTGGCGCTACGCGGTGGAGAGATGATCGCACAGGGATTACCGGCAGAAATTATGGATGGCGACGTCTTGGAACGTATCTACGGTATCCCGATGGGGATTCTGCCGCATCCGCAAGGCGGGGCGCCGGTAAGTTTTGTGTATTGATCGCAGGAACGTTGTTATGCCGGATATTTTCCGCCGCCGTATGCTTACCGCGATGGCGCTTTCGCCATTGTGGTTGACCGGCGTAGCCCGGGCGCAAGCCCCTGACACAAAGCGTATTATTACGCTGGAATGGTTAACCGTTGAATTATTGATGGCGCTTGGCGTTACCCCGATGGGCGCCGCAGAGCTGCACAATTATCGTGTATGGGTAACCACGCCAGATCTCCCCGCCTCCACACTGGATGTCGGGCTACGTACCGAACCTAATATGGAATTAATCACCCAGTTAAATCCCTCGCTAATCCTCTATTCACAGGGATATGGCCCCTCTCCGGCTAAGCTGGCCCGCATTGCGCCGAGCATGGGGTTCGCGTTCAACTCAGGAGACGGCAAGCCGCTTACCACTGCTCGTCATTCACTACTGCAATTGGCTCAGCGTCTTAATCTTGAGTCGCGGGCGCATCAGCATCTGGCGCAATTTGATGACTTTATCGCCGCGATGCGCACTCGGCTGGCAGCACGCGCGCCAAGGCCGTTATTACTGATGTCATTGCTCGATAGCCGCCACGCGATTGTCTTTGGCAAAGGGAGCCTGTTTCTTGAGGTGATGGATGAACTGGGGATTGAGAATGCTTGGCAGGGCGAAACCAACTTCTGGGGCAGCACGATAATCGGCCTTGAACGTCTGGCGACTATCAAGGGTGCCGATGTCATCTGCTTCGAACATGATAATGCTGCGGTGATGCGGCAGGTCACTTCTACCGCACTGTGGCAATCTTTCGACTTTGCACGCCAACAGCGTTTTAAGCGTGTCCCGGCGGTGTGGTATTACGGCGCAACCTTATCGGCCATGCGCTTTTGCCATACGCTTGATCACGCGCTGGAGGCGTAATGAAACGGCATATCCGCTTTTCTATCACGCTGCTCGGCCTGTTGTTTATCTTGGCTCTGCTGTTAACCCTGTTTAACCTTAACCGCCACTTACCTATGCAACAGTGGCTGGCGGCCTTGCGCGCGCCCGATCCGGATCGGATCGAGAACATGGTGTTTCACTATAGTTTGTTGCCGCGTTTAAGTATCTCGCTGTTAGTCGGCGCTGGGTTGGGGCTGGTCGGCTTGCTATTCCAGCAGTTATTACGTAATCCACTGGCAGAGCCCACCACCCTTGGGGTCGCGAGCGGCGCCCAACTGGGGATCACCGTCGTTACACTGTGGAACCTGCCGGGCGGGGCGTTGACTCAACAAGTGGCGGCGATGAGCGGCTCAGTCATCGTTGGGTTAGTGGTATTTGGTATCGCATGGGGCAAACGTCTTTCTCCGGTGACATTAATTCTCGCCGGGCTGGTCATGAGCCTTTATTGCGGCGCGGTGAACCAGATTTTTGCCATCTTCAATCACGACCAGCTCCAAAATATGTTTTTGTGGAGCACCGGATCATTAAACCAGCAGGATTGGAGTAACGTTCAGTTCCTCTGGCCACGTCTGTTAGCCGGTTTTTTGCTGGCTTTACTCTTGATCCGCCCGTTGACCCTGATGGGGTTAGATGATGGTGTCGCGAAAAATCTAGGGCTGTCATTGTCCCTGGTCCGTCTGGCCGGGTTGGCGTTAGCGATTATCCTGAGCGCAATATTAGTGAGTTCGGTAGGAATAGTCGGGTTTATCGGTCTGTTTGCTCCTCTGCTAGCGCGTATGCTCGGGGCGCGGCGCTTAGCCGCTCGTATGGTGCTCGCGCCGTTGATTGGCGCTTTATTGTTATGGCTGGCCGACCAAACGGTGAGTTGGCTGACCGATGTGTGGCAAGAACTTCCTACTGGTACGGCAACGGCATTGATTGGTGCGCCGCTGTTGCTATGGCTATTACCGCGTTTACGTACCGGTTCGGTACCGCCAGCGCTGGATAAGGGCGATCATATCCCGGTAGAGCGCCATCACATTGTATGGTGGGGGCTGCTGGGCGGCGGCGTGCTTCTGCTACTGCTGGCGACTGCACTCTCTTTCGGGCGGGATGCGCAGGGATGGGTGTGGGCAAGCGGTGACTTGTGGCAGCAGTTGTTACCGTGGCGCGCACCACGTATGGTTGCCGCGTTGGTCGCCGGAGTCATATTGGGGGTTGCCGGTTGCGTGATCCAACGTTTGACCGGTAACCCGATGGCGAGCCCCGAGGTGTTAGGCATCAGTTCCGGCGCCGCTTTTGGCGTAGTGATGATGCTGTTTCTGGTGCCAGATAATGCCTTTGGCTGGCTACTTCCTGCGGGAAGCCTCGGCGCGGGGCTAACATTACTGATTATTATGCTGGTTGCCAGCCGTGGCGGTTTTTCACCCGAGCGTATGCTGCTGGCCGGAATGGCATTAAGCACCGCCTTTACCACGTTGCTGATGCTGTTATTGGCAAGCGGCGATCCGCGGATGGCCTCGTTGCTCACCTGGATTTCCGGCTCAACCTATAATGTTGATGCCACTCAAGCTTGGCATACTGCAGCATGTGCCGCGGTGGTGCTCCTGCTGGTACCGCTGACGCGCCGTTGGTTGACGATTCTACCGCTCGGCGGCGCGACTGCACGTGCGGTGGGGATGGCGTTAACGCCCTCACGTTTGGCGCTGTTGCTACTGGCGGCGATCTTAACCGCCACGGCAACGTTGACCGTTGGGCCACTGAGTTTCATTGGCTTAATGGCGCCGCACATGGCGCGTATGCTGGGTTTTCGGCGTGCATTGCCACAGTTGATCATGGCGGCATTATTGGGCGGAGGGTTGATGGTGTTTGCCGATTGGTGCGGCAGAATGCTTTCGTTCCCCGACCAGATTCCGGCCGGATTAATGGCGACCTTTTTTGGCGCGCCGTATTTCGTGTATTTGCTCAGAAAGGCGATATAGTCGAAGCGAGATTAAGGGATGAGCGCGGCGTGCCGCGCTCATGTAAGACTACAAGCGGGCGAAACAGCGACGTGCGGCGTCAATGGTTCGCTGAATATCTTCCTGAGTATGTGCCAGCGACATGAAGCCCGCTTCAAAAGCCGAAGGCGCGAGGTAAATTTTCTCTTCCAGCATCAAATGGAAGAAGGTTTTAAACCGCGCGACATCGCACTTCGTGACATCCTCGTAACGGCTAACTTTTTCCGCATCGGTAAAGAACAGACCAAACATACCGCCGACATGGTTGACGACCAGCGGGATATTTTCGGCTTTGGCGGCTTCGCGCAGGCCATTCGCCAACTGGGTGGTTAACTCCGACAAGGTTTCATGCGTGCCGGGTTGCGCAATTTCGCTTAAACAGGCGAAGCCGGCAGCCATTGCGATGGGGTTACCTGAGAGGGTGCCCGCCTGGTAAACCGGGCCAACCGGCGCCAGCGCATCCATGATTTCACGGCGGCCGCCGAAAGCGCCGACTGGCATACCGCCACCAATGATTTTCCCGAGGCAGGTTAGATCAGCCTCCACATCGTAATACGCCTGCGCGCCGCCCAACGCGACGCGGAAACCGGTCATCACCTCATCAATAATCAATAAGGCACCAAACTCATCGCACAATGCGCGTAAGCCTGGTAAGAAATCTGCCTCCGGCGGGATGCAGTTCATATTACCGGCGACGGGTTCAACGATGATGCAGGCGACCTCGTGTGGATACTGCTCGAAAGCGGCACGTACTGAAGCCAGATCGTTATAGGTACAGGTCAAGGTATGTTTGGCGAAATCGGCCGGGACGCCGGGAGAGTTGGGTTGACCCAGCGTTAACGCGCCGGAACCCGCTTTTACCAGCAGACAGTCGGCGTGCCCGTGGTAACAACCTTCAAACTTAATAATTTTATCGCGCCGCGTGTAGCCACGCGCCAGGCGAATCGCGCTCATGGTGGCTTCGGTGCCGGAGTTCACCATCCGCACCATATCCATATTCGGCATCAGCTCACAAACCAGCTCAGCCATTTTGACTTCCATTTCCGTTGGCGCGCCAAAACTCAGGCCGCGTTCGGCCGCTTCAATGACTGCGCTACGGATCGCCGGATGATTATGGCCCAGCACCATCGGCCCCCAGGAACCGACATAATCAATATAGGCCTTGCCATCAACATCATAGAGGTAAGCGCCGTTTGCTCGCTCAATGAAAAGCGGTACGCCGCCAACGCCGGTAAACGCGCGCACCGGCGAGTTTACGCCGCCGGGGATAGAACGCTGCGCCTGGGCATACAGATTTTCGGACTTACTCATGGGTCGGCTCCTGATTTTTGGAAAAAAGCTGCCCCATTCTAAGGGAACTTGTCGACCGGGTGAAAGGTGAGTTACGCGATTGACGCGATTAGCGGAGATTTTGGCGCGACCCGCACCCGGCATATCGGTATGATACGATCCTTTACTCTCTCCTGTTTATGCATGCTATGACACAGATACCGCCTTCAACCGTTGCCGGAATGGATCAGTCCCCACAATCAACCGAAGATCTTCCGGTCGTTCCTCTACGGCGTGGCGATTTGCTGCGCATGTTATTACGACGCGATAAAACGCCGGTGGCGATCCTGGTGGTGGCGGGTATTGCCGGTACGTTGGCAGGTTTGGTCGGCGTGGCGTTTGAAAAAGCGGTAAATAGCGTACAGGTGATGCGCCTAAGCATGTTGCAGCACACCGAGGGCCATTTATGGCTAACTTTTCCGCTGGCCTTTATTCTCTCGGCATTGCTGGCGGTCGTGGGATATTGGTTGGTGCGTCGTTTCGCGCCTGAAGCCGCCGGTTCAGGGATCCCTGAGATTGAAGGCGCGCTGGAGGAGTTGCGTCCGGTTCGCTGGTGGCGTGTCATCCCGGTCAAATTTATTGGCGGCATGGGCACCTTGGGGGCGGGCATGGTGCTTGGGCGTGAAGGGCCGACGGTGCAGCTTGGTGGCAATATTGGGCGCATGGTGTTGGATATATTTGGTTTGCGCAGCGCAGAAGCCCGGCATTCTCTGTTGGCGACCGGTGCCGCTGCCGGGCTCTCTGCCGCCTTCAACGCGCCGCTGGCGGGGATCTTGTTCATTATTGAAGAGATGCGGCTGCAGTTTCGTTACAGTTTAATCTCGATTAAAGCGGTGTTCGTTGGCGTGATTATGTCGAGCATTGTCTTCCGTATTTTCAACGGCGAGCATGCGGTTATTGAAGTGGGGAAGTTGACGAATGCGCCGGTGAATACGCTGTGGTTATACCTGCTACTGGGGATGATTTTTGGCGGAGTTGGCGTGTTGTTTAACGCGTTGATTTACCGCACCCAGGATTTTTTTCAACGCTGGCATGGCGGCGTGATGAAAAAAGCGCTGCTGCTTGGCGCCGGGCTGGGTGGCCTGTGCGGTATTTTGGCGGTTATTCAACCGGAGGCGGCGGGCGGCGGTTTCAGCCTGATTCCGGTGGCGGCGGCGGGAAGTTACAGTGTGGGGATGTTGCTGTTTATTTTTATCGCCCGCATGGTCACCACCTTATTGTGTTTTAGCTCTGGCGCGCCGGGGGGAATTTTTGCCCCGATGTTGGCATTAGGCACATTACTCGGTACGGCATTTGGCATGGCCTCCGCGACGCTGTTTCCCGCCTTGCATTTACAGCCGGGCACCTTTGCTATCGCGGGCATGGGCGCGTTGTTTGCCGCCTCGGTGCGCGCCCCCTTGACCGGTATCGTATTGGTGCTGGAAATGACCGATAACTATCAGTTGATTTTGCCGATGATTATCACGTGTTTGGGTGCGACATTACTGGCGCAGTTTTTTGGCGGTAAGCCGCTCTACTCATCGCTTCTCGCCAGAACGCTGGCCAGGCAGCAACAGCGCCAGGAGGTGCAGGCGGAAGGCGGGGGCACAAACTGCCAGGGCTAATACTTGATTGCGCTACCAGGGTATTAGATAATGACCGTTAATTATGGTCGATTTATGACCTTTCAGGCGGCAGCTTGAATGATATTCGGAGCGTTAACATGAGTGATGAAGTAGTAGCACTGCCCTTACAATTTACTGATGCGGCGGCCAGCAAGGTAAAAAACCTGATTTCCGATGAGGACAACCCGGATCTGAAACTGCGGGTGTACATTACCGGCGGCGGTTGTAGTGGCTTTCAGTATGGTTTTACCTTTGATGACAAAATCAACGAAGGCGATATGACGATTGAGAAATCCGGCGTCGCGTTGGTGGTTGACCCAATGAGCCTGCAATATCTGGTTGGCGGCTCGGTCGATTATACCGAGGGCCTGGAAGGGTCGCGCTTTGTGGTGACTAACCCGAATGCGAAAACCACCTGTGGATGCGGCTCCTCCTTCAGCATCTAAACCTGCCGCCGGGCAAGCGCAAACTTGTTCGGCTCGGGTTACCTCTCAACAGTAATTAACTGTCTCACGCGGGTTACCTTCCCATTCTTGATAGATTCTCCGTCATTATTAGCCCACAGGCTGCGATACGCGGGGCTTCTAATGGGAGGAGGAGGGTTTTTTCGCCTGTAGTGCCTGACAAAGCTGCTCCGCGGCGAGAATAATTCGCGGGCCTGGGCGGCTAAACCAGTCATCATTAACGGCAATCACCGGGACATTGAGCCGGGGGCGCCAATAACGCTCTACCTGCTGAATCTGCTTAGCTTCACCGCCGATCACAATAAATTGCGGATGGCGCATCAACACCTGTTCACGACTGACTTGTGGCCAGGGCACGGCGCTATGCGCGAAAATATTCACTCCGCCGCACAGGCCGATTATTTGGTTTTGTAAAGTTGCCTGCGACGCGGTAAATAAAGGTTGGAAACCAAACTGTAGAAAAACCGTTTTTTTCGGCGCGTTGGCATAACGCTGGCGTAGCGCATCGACACGTTTGGCTAACTCATCGGCCTGTGTTGCCGCCTGTTGTGGCTGCGGGCTCCAGTTTTGCAAATGACGCAACGCGGTAATCACCTCTTCGATGGAGTTCGCGTTAATCCACTCGACTTTCAGACCCAGCGACTGTAATTGCGCCACCTGGCGCTGCGGGTTACCGCCTCTCCATGCCAACACCACATCCGGTTTTAGCGCCAGGATGCGTTCAACGTTAATTCCCTGCCAGTTGGCGACTTGCTCAATCTTTTTCGCCGCAGCGGGATAGTCCGACCATGCGCTCACGCCAACCGGGGTAATACCGGCGGCAAAGGCTAACTCGGTAAGATGGGGCGCGAGAGTCACCACACGCGGCGGTGCGCTGTTTGCCAGTGCTGCTGCTGACAGCACCAGCAAACATATGCCGAGCAGAAGGTGTTTAAGCGCGCGCAAGATGGTTTAACAGCGTTTCAACCATCAGGGAGGATTGCGCTGCCGCTACGGCGAGAAACTCTTCGAAGCTGAGGTGTGACTCGCGGTCGGCGACGTCGGAAATCGCGCGGATGACGACAAATGGCGTTGAGAATTGGTAGCAAACGTGGGCAATCGCGGTGGCTTCCATCTCTACGGCTATGGCTTGCGGGAAGGTGTGGCGAATGCGTGCCAGCGGCTCGGCGCCATTAATAAAGGCATCGCCGCTGACAACTAACCCACGCACCGCATGCAAGTCTAATGCGGCAATACACTGTTCGGCGGCGGCAATCAGTTTTTCATCGGCAACGAAGGCTGCCGGGCACCCCGCCATCTGACCAGGTTGATACCCAAAAGCGGTAACATCGGCGTCGTGATAGCGTACTTCATCGGAAACCACGATATCGCCAACGTTAAGGCTGGGGGCCAAACCGCCGGCTGAGCCGGTGTTAATCACAAAATCGGGTTGGCAGCGCTCCAGGAGAAGTGCGGTACCCATCGCCGCCGAAACTTTACCAATCCCTGACTTCAATAGCGCCACTTCTACGCCGTTTAGCGTACCGGTATAAATTTCGCAGCCAGCCACGGCCAGCGTTTGACGGTTTTCAATTTTGTCACGCAGCAGAGTGACTTCCTGCTCCATCGCGCCAATAATGCCTGCTTTCATAGAGATACCCGCTAATGTTGTGGAATTTATCGTCAAAAATGGTGCATAGTTTATCATGCCTGGCGGGAGAATATTTCATGCGATGAAGAAGGAGTCGAAATGGCAGCGATTAATTTCAGGACGAAGATTGTCTTTTTGCGGCCTTACAGTAGCCGTGAAGATCCGCAGGGTGAATATGGTATCACCCGGCATTTTGAGAGCGATCGCGGCAGAATTATTAACTCCGCCGCGATTCGGCGCTTACAACAAAAAACACAAGTTTTCCCGCTTGAACGTAACGCCGCAGTACGTTCACGCTTAACGCACTCCCTTGAAGTCCAGCAAACCGGTCGCTATATCGCCAAAGAGATTTTGGAAACGCTGCGCGCACGCGGCGGCCTGGCGCAGTATGGTTTACAAGAACTGTCCGGCGCCTTTGAAAGTTTGGTGGAAATGTCTTGCTTGCTACACGATGTCGGCAATCCGCCTTTTGGGCATTTTGGCGAGTCGGCTATTAATGACTGGTTTGATGATAACCT contains the following coding sequences:
- the fhuA gene encoding ferrichrome porin FhuA encodes the protein MFNAHHPFFRCGSPVKTTKHRLAVLIALGISSVSSVAYAENTLVVNAESAEPQENAWGPAATIAAKHSATATKTDTPIEKTPQSISVVTNEEMQTHQFQSVKEALGYTPGVTVASRGASNTYDAVLIRGFGSVNQNNYLDGLKLQGDFFNEAVVDPYMLERVELMRGPTSVLYGKSSPGGIISMVSKRPTQEPLREVQFKMGSDNLFQTGFDFGGPLDDNGEYSYRLTGLARDADEQQNFSDSKRFALAPSFSWRPDDKTNLTLLANIQNEPSLGYYGWLPRSGTVDPLPNGSRLSPKFNEGATNNMYARQQRMVGYSFEHALDDTFTVRQNLRYMQLRTDQNSVYGTDICTAATGSCAGIAPGDLNHYLSRGTIVSREKLNSFAVDTQLESKFTTGSVSHTLLTGVDYQRTRNDVSALFGSAPALDLYNPVFNDFDFASAPGYQLNRQEQVGLYAQEQGEWNKWVLTVGGRYDWLKQSTLTRSTNTSTDRKDGQFTSRAGLNYLFDNGVSPYISYSESFEPNSGADFGGSTFAPSKGRQYEAGVKYVPKDRPIVVTGALYQLTKTNNLTADPSHAFFNIASGEIRSRGVELEAKAALNANINMTASYTYTDAKYTKDTTLQDKQPVQVPRNMASLWGDYTFHSGPVSGLTLGTGARYLGASYGDPDNTFKAGSATLADAVVKYDLGRFGLDGSSIALNINNLFDRHYVSSCFAQQGCFWGAERQIVGTATFRF
- the fhuC gene encoding Fe3+-hydroxamate ABC transporter ATP-binding protein FhuC, coding for MHHQLAQETTFKLDSVSFTVPGRTLLHPLSLNFPAGKVTGLIGHNGSGKSTLLKMLGRHHAASAGQVLLNDLPVGQWQSKSFARQVAYLPQQLPAAEGMTVRELVAIGRYPWHGALGRYGVEDRERVDEAIALVGLKPFAKRLVDSLSGGERQRAWLAMLVAQNSRCLLLDEPTSALDIAHQVEVLALIQRLSHARGLTVIAVLHDINMAARYCDHLVALRGGEMIAQGLPAEIMDGDVLERIYGIPMGILPHPQGGAPVSFVY
- the fhuD gene encoding Fe(3+)-hydroxamate ABC transporter substrate-binding protein FhuD, which gives rise to MPDIFRRRMLTAMALSPLWLTGVARAQAPDTKRIITLEWLTVELLMALGVTPMGAAELHNYRVWVTTPDLPASTLDVGLRTEPNMELITQLNPSLILYSQGYGPSPAKLARIAPSMGFAFNSGDGKPLTTARHSLLQLAQRLNLESRAHQHLAQFDDFIAAMRTRLAARAPRPLLLMSLLDSRHAIVFGKGSLFLEVMDELGIENAWQGETNFWGSTIIGLERLATIKGADVICFEHDNAAVMRQVTSTALWQSFDFARQQRFKRVPAVWYYGATLSAMRFCHTLDHALEA
- the fhuB gene encoding Fe(3+)-hydroxamate ABC transporter permease FhuB encodes the protein MKRHIRFSITLLGLLFILALLLTLFNLNRHLPMQQWLAALRAPDPDRIENMVFHYSLLPRLSISLLVGAGLGLVGLLFQQLLRNPLAEPTTLGVASGAQLGITVVTLWNLPGGALTQQVAAMSGSVIVGLVVFGIAWGKRLSPVTLILAGLVMSLYCGAVNQIFAIFNHDQLQNMFLWSTGSLNQQDWSNVQFLWPRLLAGFLLALLLIRPLTLMGLDDGVAKNLGLSLSLVRLAGLALAIILSAILVSSVGIVGFIGLFAPLLARMLGARRLAARMVLAPLIGALLLWLADQTVSWLTDVWQELPTGTATALIGAPLLLWLLPRLRTGSVPPALDKGDHIPVERHHIVWWGLLGGGVLLLLLATALSFGRDAQGWVWASGDLWQQLLPWRAPRMVAALVAGVILGVAGCVIQRLTGNPMASPEVLGISSGAAFGVVMMLFLVPDNAFGWLLPAGSLGAGLTLLIIMLVASRGGFSPERMLLAGMALSTAFTTLLMLLLASGDPRMASLLTWISGSTYNVDATQAWHTAACAAVVLLLVPLTRRWLTILPLGGATARAVGMALTPSRLALLLLAAILTATATLTVGPLSFIGLMAPHMARMLGFRRALPQLIMAALLGGGLMVFADWCGRMLSFPDQIPAGLMATFFGAPYFVYLLRKAI
- the hemL gene encoding glutamate-1-semialdehyde 2,1-aminomutase codes for the protein MSKSENLYAQAQRSIPGGVNSPVRAFTGVGGVPLFIERANGAYLYDVDGKAYIDYVGSWGPMVLGHNHPAIRSAVIEAAERGLSFGAPTEMEVKMAELVCELMPNMDMVRMVNSGTEATMSAIRLARGYTRRDKIIKFEGCYHGHADCLLVKAGSGALTLGQPNSPGVPADFAKHTLTCTYNDLASVRAAFEQYPHEVACIIVEPVAGNMNCIPPEADFLPGLRALCDEFGALLIIDEVMTGFRVALGGAQAYYDVEADLTCLGKIIGGGMPVGAFGGRREIMDALAPVGPVYQAGTLSGNPIAMAAGFACLSEIAQPGTHETLSELTTQLANGLREAAKAENIPLVVNHVGGMFGLFFTDAEKVSRYEDVTKCDVARFKTFFHLMLEEKIYLAPSAFEAGFMSLAHTQEDIQRTIDAARRCFARL
- the clcA gene encoding H(+)/Cl(-) exchange transporter ClcA codes for the protein MDQSPQSTEDLPVVPLRRGDLLRMLLRRDKTPVAILVVAGIAGTLAGLVGVAFEKAVNSVQVMRLSMLQHTEGHLWLTFPLAFILSALLAVVGYWLVRRFAPEAAGSGIPEIEGALEELRPVRWWRVIPVKFIGGMGTLGAGMVLGREGPTVQLGGNIGRMVLDIFGLRSAEARHSLLATGAAAGLSAAFNAPLAGILFIIEEMRLQFRYSLISIKAVFVGVIMSSIVFRIFNGEHAVIEVGKLTNAPVNTLWLYLLLGMIFGGVGVLFNALIYRTQDFFQRWHGGVMKKALLLGAGLGGLCGILAVIQPEAAGGGFSLIPVAAAGSYSVGMLLFIFIARMVTTLLCFSSGAPGGIFAPMLALGTLLGTAFGMASATLFPALHLQPGTFAIAGMGALFAASVRAPLTGIVLVLEMTDNYQLILPMIITCLGATLLAQFFGGKPLYSSLLARTLARQQQRQEVQAEGGGTNCQG
- the erpA gene encoding iron-sulfur cluster insertion protein ErpA, whose protein sequence is MSDEVVALPLQFTDAAASKVKNLISDEDNPDLKLRVYITGGGCSGFQYGFTFDDKINEGDMTIEKSGVALVVDPMSLQYLVGGSVDYTEGLEGSRFVVTNPNAKTTCGCGSSFSI
- the btuF gene encoding vitamin B12 ABC transporter substrate-binding protein BtuF; protein product: MRALKHLLLGICLLVLSAAALANSAPPRVVTLAPHLTELAFAAGITPVGVSAWSDYPAAAKKIEQVANWQGINVERILALKPDVVLAWRGGNPQRQVAQLQSLGLKVEWINANSIEEVITALRHLQNWSPQPQQAATQADELAKRVDALRQRYANAPKKTVFLQFGFQPLFTASQATLQNQIIGLCGGVNIFAHSAVPWPQVSREQVLMRHPQFIVIGGEAKQIQQVERYWRPRLNVPVIAVNDDWFSRPGPRIILAAEQLCQALQAKKPSSSH